In the Pseudomonas sp. ADAK2 genome, one interval contains:
- a CDS encoding undecaprenyl-phosphate glucose phosphotransferase translates to MTPLYTAHMTHRRGLTFWGQWLCALTLATSLLMALVYWRVGSLTSEYRILIILTVLGSVPIYSVMQVYHKRHGLLVGLGRLLAGWLILLAVLAAIAFITQTSAIYSRQVIMVWAVLGFVVQAASFLPLHYFARLHSRMVCNERRSVIIGTCPTAHELAKKLSRPNRALVLGFIAAADDSGPAPSILPLLGRVDAIREIITRLEVRRVYIVLTMAHAATIEALYIDLLDMNVDVVWIPDFGSMVLLNHSISEIERMPAIYLNESLISSHPASLFCKDLFERSLATLAIILLSPLLLVVAAAVKLTSAGPVLFKQNRHGCNGEVIKVWKFRSMRVHDDREVRQATRDDERITPVGRFLRRSSIDELPQLFNVLFGQMALVGPRPHAVTHNIYYTGKVRAYMARHRLKPGITGLAQITGHRGETETVEKMQLRVAQDLNYINQWSLWLDIKILIKTPFTLFSKNIY, encoded by the coding sequence ATGACACCGCTCTATACCGCTCACATGACACATCGCCGAGGCCTGACATTCTGGGGGCAGTGGCTGTGTGCACTGACACTGGCCACCTCGCTGCTGATGGCGCTTGTGTATTGGCGCGTTGGCAGTCTGACCAGCGAATACCGCATCCTGATCATTCTGACGGTGCTCGGTTCAGTGCCGATTTACAGCGTGATGCAGGTCTACCACAAACGCCATGGCCTGTTGGTCGGGCTCGGTAGATTGCTCGCGGGTTGGTTGATCCTGCTGGCTGTGCTGGCGGCGATTGCCTTCATCACGCAGACCAGTGCGATTTATTCGCGCCAAGTGATTATGGTCTGGGCGGTACTGGGCTTCGTAGTCCAGGCCGCGAGTTTTCTACCCCTGCATTACTTCGCCCGCCTGCACTCGCGGATGGTCTGTAACGAGCGTCGCTCGGTGATCATCGGCACCTGCCCGACCGCTCATGAGCTGGCGAAAAAACTCTCCAGGCCGAACCGCGCGCTGGTTCTGGGCTTCATCGCCGCCGCCGATGACAGCGGCCCGGCCCCCAGTATTCTGCCGCTGCTCGGTCGTGTTGATGCGATCCGCGAGATCATCACCCGCCTGGAAGTGCGCCGCGTCTACATCGTCCTGACGATGGCCCATGCCGCGACCATCGAAGCGCTCTACATCGACCTGCTGGACATGAATGTCGACGTGGTGTGGATCCCGGATTTCGGCAGCATGGTGTTGCTCAATCATTCGATTTCGGAAATCGAGCGAATGCCCGCCATTTACCTCAATGAAAGCCTGATCAGCTCGCATCCCGCCAGCCTGTTTTGCAAGGATTTGTTCGAACGCAGCCTGGCCACGCTGGCGATTATTCTGCTCAGCCCATTGCTGTTGGTGGTGGCGGCCGCCGTCAAGCTGACCTCTGCAGGTCCGGTGCTGTTCAAGCAAAACCGCCACGGGTGCAACGGTGAAGTGATCAAGGTCTGGAAGTTTCGTTCGATGCGCGTCCACGACGACCGCGAAGTGCGCCAGGCCACCCGCGACGATGAGCGCATCACGCCGGTTGGACGCTTCCTGCGCCGCAGCTCCATCGACGAATTGCCCCAGCTGTTCAATGTCTTGTTCGGCCAGATGGCCCTGGTGGGCCCGCGCCCGCATGCCGTCACCCACAACATTTATTACACCGGCAAGGTCCGCGCCTACATGGCCCGGCATCGCCTCAAGCCAGGCATCACCGGGCTGGCCCAGATCACCGGGCATCGCGGGGAAACCGAGACGGTGGAAAAGATGCAGCTGCGCGTGGCCCAGGACCTCAACTACATCAACCAATGGTCGCTGTGGCTCGACATCAAGATCCTCATCAAGACCCCCTTCACGCTGTTCTCGAAAAACATCTACTGA
- a CDS encoding UDP-glucose dehydrogenase family protein gives MNVSVFGIGYVGLVQGAALAEVGHHVLCVDVDAARVEALKEGTLPIYEPGLKSLVRDNYQSGRLRFGTDLADAVHHGDVLLIAVGTPPDEDGSADLRYVLDVAQTIALNMDRHHIIVGKSTVPVGTGDLVRARIEQVLADNHRSDLTFDVVSNPEFLKEGCAVEDCMRPDRIIIGTDSPHAEEVMRELYEPFNRNHEKIIIMDVRSAELTKYAANCMLATKISFMNEMACLAEKLGADIEKVRHGIGSDPRIGYQFIYPGLGYGGSCFPKDVKALIHAATHVDIDARVLKAVEARNQEQKTSLYRKILDHYDGHLRGKTFALWGLSFKPNTDDMREAPSRVLMEALWQAGASVQAFDPKAMEEAQRIYGSRDDLTLAGTKEAALKNADALIIVTEWQAFRAPDFDLLSQRLKQPLIFDGRNLFDPQRLSKRGFTYVSVGRQTPSVI, from the coding sequence ATGAATGTGAGCGTATTCGGTATTGGTTACGTGGGCCTGGTCCAAGGCGCCGCACTGGCAGAGGTCGGGCACCACGTGCTCTGCGTCGATGTCGACGCCGCCAGGGTTGAGGCGCTGAAGGAAGGCACCCTGCCCATCTACGAGCCGGGCCTGAAAAGCCTGGTGCGCGACAATTACCAAAGTGGGCGACTGCGGTTCGGCACCGACCTGGCCGACGCCGTTCATCATGGCGACGTGCTGTTGATCGCTGTGGGTACGCCGCCCGACGAAGACGGTTCGGCCGATCTCCGATACGTGCTGGACGTAGCGCAAACCATTGCGCTGAACATGGACCGTCATCACATCATTGTCGGCAAATCCACGGTGCCGGTGGGCACCGGTGACCTGGTGCGCGCACGAATCGAGCAAGTGCTGGCCGACAACCATCGCAGCGATCTGACGTTCGATGTGGTCTCCAACCCGGAATTTCTCAAGGAAGGCTGCGCGGTCGAAGACTGCATGCGCCCGGACCGCATCATCATCGGCACCGACAGCCCGCACGCCGAAGAGGTGATGCGAGAACTGTATGAACCGTTCAATCGCAACCACGAAAAAATCATCATCATGGATGTTCGCAGCGCCGAACTGACCAAGTACGCCGCCAACTGCATGCTGGCGACCAAGATCAGCTTCATGAACGAAATGGCCTGCCTCGCGGAAAAACTGGGCGCGGATATCGAGAAGGTGCGCCACGGCATCGGCTCCGATCCACGCATCGGTTATCAATTTATCTACCCGGGGCTCGGTTACGGCGGTTCGTGCTTTCCCAAAGACGTGAAGGCGCTGATCCATGCCGCCACCCATGTCGACATTGACGCCCGGGTGCTCAAGGCCGTCGAAGCGCGCAACCAGGAACAGAAAACCAGCCTGTACCGAAAAATTTTAGATCACTACGACGGCCACCTGCGCGGCAAGACCTTTGCCCTGTGGGGGCTGAGTTTCAAACCCAACACCGACGACATGCGCGAAGCCCCCAGCCGCGTATTGATGGAGGCCTTGTGGCAGGCCGGCGCCAGCGTCCAGGCGTTTGACCCCAAAGCCATGGAAGAGGCCCAGCGCATTTATGGCTCGCGCGATGACCTGACCTTGGCGGGCACCAAGGAAGCGGCACTGAAAAATGCCGACGCGTTGATCATCGTCACCGAGTGGCAAGCGTTTCGGGCGCCGGATTTCGACCTGCTCAGCCAGCGGCTCAAGCAACCGCTGATTTTTGATGGACGCAACCTGTTCGATCCGCAGCGTTTGAGCAAACGCGGCTTCACCTACGTATCCGTGGGGCGGCAGACCCCTTCAGTCATCTGA
- a CDS encoding WecB/TagA/CpsF family glycosyltransferase, with protein MVKLELVGHYSPKLLEANQAYSFINFASISSFFEQTPSTVAYFCDGMLMSTFMSRVTGKSIGRVSFDFTSIADLVLGSAEQLGKRVYFVGARQAELDLFISKIKARYPRLTIAGQHNGYFDASQARTIQADICRSEANILIVGLGAGLQEQFEQDALRAGFSGVAFTCGGFIRQEAMATRDYYPAVIDRLHLRAFYRMYREPHTIKRYLIDYPNNFVHLLALVASRKVAISVEE; from the coding sequence ATGGTCAAGCTGGAATTAGTCGGGCATTACTCGCCGAAATTACTGGAGGCCAACCAGGCCTATTCCTTCATCAACTTTGCGTCCATCAGCAGCTTCTTCGAGCAGACCCCAAGCACCGTCGCCTATTTTTGCGACGGCATGCTGATGTCGACGTTCATGTCTCGCGTGACCGGCAAGTCGATCGGCAGGGTCAGCTTTGACTTCACCTCGATTGCCGACCTTGTACTGGGCAGCGCCGAGCAACTGGGCAAACGCGTGTATTTCGTTGGCGCCCGGCAAGCTGAACTGGACCTGTTCATCAGCAAGATTAAGGCCCGCTATCCGCGGTTGACCATCGCCGGTCAGCACAACGGCTACTTTGATGCGTCGCAGGCCAGGACCATCCAGGCGGACATCTGCCGCAGCGAAGCGAACATCCTGATCGTCGGCCTGGGCGCCGGGTTGCAAGAGCAATTCGAGCAGGATGCGTTGCGTGCCGGTTTCAGCGGTGTCGCCTTCACCTGTGGCGGGTTCATTCGCCAGGAAGCCATGGCCACCCGCGACTATTACCCGGCCGTGATCGATCGCCTGCATCTGCGCGCGTTTTATCGCATGTATCGCGAGCCCCATACGATCAAGCGCTACCTCATCGACTACCCCAATAACTTTGTGCACCTGTTGGCGCTCGTCGCTTCACGCAAAGTCGCCATCAGCGTTGAGGAATGA
- a CDS encoding glycosyltransferase has protein sequence MHILFILKDFKSGGGVERVQQRLSEQFLKDGRRVSFFVMNADLPDTQGVQSFNGGGSGIVGLLKSIVLLRRLIRRDGVTHLIAAKEQANLCTWFATLGSSCKVIYSRHATLDCTEQKTGPSSLRLLYTLYLCGSGKVVTVSTALRQTLVDLMPWGQQRIRYCPNAVVTEQLLQASQAPLLAGLPRDYWLSLGRLVEPKGLHLLLEAYALALHSEALPDLVIAGDGPLRDALTTQANQLGIAHRVHFTGFLSNPYPLLKHAQLFILSSVQEGMPTVLIEALALGTPVLASDCETGPRELLDNGRLGQLVEVNDVPALANGMLQSLTSRDQVAPSEKMVTDAIRQYTSQYAAQAYYQVWNQ, from the coding sequence ATGCACATCCTGTTTATTCTCAAGGATTTCAAGTCGGGTGGCGGTGTCGAGCGCGTCCAGCAACGGTTGTCCGAGCAGTTTCTGAAGGACGGCCGACGGGTGAGTTTTTTCGTCATGAACGCAGACCTGCCCGACACGCAAGGTGTGCAAAGCTTCAACGGCGGCGGCAGCGGCATCGTCGGTCTGCTCAAGTCCATCGTCCTGTTGCGCCGGCTCATTCGCCGCGACGGCGTCACCCACCTCATCGCCGCCAAGGAGCAGGCGAACCTCTGCACCTGGTTCGCCACGTTGGGCAGCTCCTGCAAAGTCATATATAGCCGACACGCGACACTGGATTGCACTGAACAGAAAACCGGTCCCTCAAGCCTGCGCCTGCTCTACACCTTGTACCTCTGTGGCAGCGGCAAGGTCGTGACAGTCTCCACGGCCCTGCGCCAGACCCTCGTCGATTTAATGCCATGGGGGCAGCAGCGAATCCGTTATTGCCCCAACGCAGTCGTCACCGAACAACTGCTGCAAGCCTCACAGGCACCGCTGCTCGCCGGATTACCCCGCGATTACTGGTTGAGCCTGGGCCGTCTGGTAGAACCCAAAGGTTTGCACCTGTTGCTCGAGGCCTACGCCCTGGCGTTGCACAGCGAAGCGCTGCCGGATCTGGTGATCGCTGGCGACGGCCCGTTGCGCGACGCATTGACCACTCAAGCCAATCAACTGGGCATCGCTCACAGGGTGCACTTCACCGGTTTCCTCAGCAACCCCTATCCACTGCTCAAGCACGCGCAACTGTTCATTCTGAGTTCCGTGCAGGAAGGCATGCCGACTGTGCTGATCGAAGCGCTGGCGTTGGGCACGCCCGTGCTGGCGAGCGACTGCGAGACCGGGCCCAGGGAACTGCTGGACAACGGCCGACTGGGTCAACTGGTCGAGGTCAACGACGTACCGGCGTTGGCCAATGGAATGCTGCAAAGCCTGACTTCACGGGATCAGGTTGCACCCAGCGAAAAAATGGTCACCGACGCCATCCGCCAATACACCAGCCAGTACGCGGCGCAGGCGTATTACCAGGTATGGAATCAATGA
- a CDS encoding glycosyltransferase has product MKKLLIILHDLSAGGAEKMMARLAGALVDAGNDVTLLMLTGGGLHAAHLDPRVKKVELRSPRSARAVPALARFLRANRFDAQLAALTHVNVVAIAAAALSGTLARLHVSERNAFSHDKHVNPDFMVRAAYLVAPLLYRLIPNPVICVSRGVAQDLIDTTIARRQDVTIADNPVLDNDFRDKPPGLPSHRWLLEKSSSVIVAVGRLAPQKGFDTLITAFASMPDSDARLIIFGEGALRAQLLDQARALGVADRFDLPGYTGDPLAEVAAADCFVLSSRFEGSPNALVEALSTGTPVVATRCPHGPQDILIGGLVAPLVAVDDPPALAQAIALQLSTPRDLQRHSRLDAATRFMNASAVQTYLTALLGSPSS; this is encoded by the coding sequence ATGAAAAAATTGCTGATTATCCTGCATGACCTCAGCGCAGGCGGGGCGGAAAAAATGATGGCGCGCCTGGCCGGAGCGCTGGTCGACGCGGGCAACGACGTGACGTTGCTGATGCTCACCGGCGGCGGCCTTCACGCCGCGCACCTCGACCCGCGGGTGAAAAAGGTTGAATTGCGCAGCCCACGCAGCGCCCGTGCGGTGCCGGCACTCGCGCGATTTCTTCGCGCCAATCGCTTTGACGCGCAACTGGCAGCCCTGACTCACGTCAACGTGGTGGCGATCGCTGCTGCCGCGCTGTCCGGCACGCTGGCACGGCTGCACGTCAGTGAGCGCAATGCCTTTTCCCATGATAAGCATGTTAACCCCGACTTCATGGTGCGGGCCGCGTACCTGGTGGCGCCGCTGCTGTATCGGCTGATTCCCAACCCGGTGATTTGCGTCTCGCGCGGTGTCGCCCAGGACCTGATCGATACCACCATTGCCCGCCGCCAGGACGTGACCATTGCCGACAACCCGGTGCTCGACAACGACTTCCGCGACAAGCCCCCGGGGTTGCCCAGCCACCGTTGGCTGCTGGAAAAGTCCAGCTCGGTGATCGTGGCGGTGGGTCGCCTGGCGCCGCAAAAAGGCTTCGACACCTTGATCACGGCGTTCGCCTCAATGCCGGATTCCGACGCCCGCTTGATCATTTTTGGCGAAGGCGCGCTTCGGGCGCAATTGCTTGATCAGGCCCGCGCGCTGGGCGTGGCAGATCGCTTCGACCTGCCGGGTTACACCGGTGATCCCCTGGCCGAAGTGGCCGCGGCCGATTGTTTTGTGCTGTCGTCACGCTTCGAGGGCAGTCCCAACGCGCTGGTAGAAGCCTTGTCCACCGGCACGCCGGTGGTGGCGACCCGCTGCCCACATGGGCCTCAGGACATCCTGATCGGCGGCCTCGTCGCACCGCTTGTCGCCGTCGACGACCCGCCCGCACTGGCGCAGGCGATTGCCTTGCAACTGTCCACGCCGCGAGATCTGCAGCGTCATTCGCGCCTGGATGCCGCCACCCGATTCATGAACGCCAGCGCAGTGCAGACCTACCTCACCGCGTTGCTCGGGAGCCCATCCTCATGA
- a CDS encoding O-antigen ligase family protein, with product MSTLQIRYSTLRDGFTLFGVLFYIQVITFVLGLGGAASFGDIDKDLEGSVANQVCGLITLLVPLFFFIRNKVFLSKTFYRSNFFLLLFMFCVIASIGWSHDPMLSLKRFIAMLSVVFFAGFIAYNYPLEKITFMLGCAIGAAALIGLILAVVMPGVAFLSGGIRDGAFKGIFAEKNAGARLNAIAILLLLPMIRQRNPWALFCAFCSLVAIFLAQSATGVVLIISGTISYWYFLTLIRLRINRSQLMFLGCTLLYLLVCLFLYSNFAVLLEMAGRDPSLTDRTLIWELLAPFIDGQFLKGYGFGAFWSSPDADAFITRWGYIGNAHSGYMETLLNGGVIQLTALALLLGEALLKQYRAVTANQTAQFRASALVIIGLFAVTNYVAYVIPNYRSAEFLVFCTLALSFRHHHATYPELSAAALRQRPSGRALPRDSAKA from the coding sequence ATGAGCACATTGCAGATCAGATACTCGACGCTGCGCGATGGCTTCACCTTGTTCGGCGTGCTGTTCTACATCCAGGTGATTACGTTTGTCCTCGGCCTGGGTGGCGCCGCAAGCTTCGGCGACATCGATAAAGACCTCGAAGGCAGCGTCGCCAACCAGGTCTGCGGCCTCATCACCTTGTTGGTGCCACTCTTCTTTTTCATCCGCAACAAGGTGTTCCTCAGCAAAACCTTTTACCGCAGCAACTTCTTCCTGCTGTTGTTCATGTTCTGTGTCATCGCCTCGATAGGCTGGTCCCATGACCCGATGCTGAGTCTCAAGCGCTTTATCGCGATGCTCAGCGTGGTGTTTTTTGCCGGTTTCATTGCCTACAACTACCCCCTTGAAAAGATCACCTTCATGCTCGGCTGTGCCATCGGCGCGGCGGCGTTGATCGGGTTGATACTCGCCGTGGTCATGCCTGGGGTCGCGTTCCTGTCCGGCGGCATTCGCGACGGCGCCTTCAAGGGGATTTTTGCCGAGAAGAACGCCGGCGCACGGCTCAACGCGATTGCCATCCTGCTGTTGCTACCGATGATTCGCCAGCGCAATCCCTGGGCACTCTTCTGTGCGTTTTGTTCGCTGGTTGCCATCTTCCTCGCCCAGTCGGCAACCGGGGTGGTGCTGATTATTTCCGGCACCATCAGCTATTGGTACTTCCTCACATTGATCCGCTTGCGCATCAATCGCTCGCAGTTGATGTTCCTGGGCTGCACCCTCCTCTACCTGCTGGTTTGCCTGTTTCTGTACAGCAACTTTGCGGTATTGCTGGAAATGGCCGGCCGTGACCCGTCACTGACCGACCGCACCTTGATCTGGGAGCTGCTCGCGCCGTTTATCGACGGACAGTTTCTCAAGGGGTATGGCTTCGGCGCCTTTTGGTCCAGCCCGGATGCCGATGCGTTCATTACCCGCTGGGGCTATATCGGAAACGCTCACAGCGGCTACATGGAAACCCTGCTCAACGGCGGCGTTATCCAACTGACGGCACTGGCGCTTCTGCTTGGCGAAGCGCTGCTCAAACAATACCGCGCCGTGACGGCCAACCAGACGGCGCAGTTTCGCGCCAGCGCCCTGGTGATCATCGGCCTGTTCGCCGTCACCAATTACGTGGCGTACGTGATTCCCAACTACCGCTCCGCCGAGTTTCTGGTGTTCTGCACCCTGGCCCTGTCCTTTCGGCACCACCACGCGACCTACCCCGAGTTATCAGCGGCAGCCCTGCGCCAGCGTCCGTCCGGCAGGGCATTACCGCGCGATTCAGCCAAGGCGTAA
- a CDS encoding glycosyltransferase family 2 protein, which produces MPNQAPALPHSVCVVIPMYNGADSIEQTLASLAGQTRLPDHVIVIDDGSTDDGPQRVKDFAAPFRLTLLQQANEGQASARNHGMRHSEETFVAMLDADDQWRPQKLELQLALYDELSRQGHPVGLIDCYAQVNYSDGRRQLDNRRKNGRHFYDFIHANVVNGVSTALVKRDVIMQLGGFDASLRYSEDRYMWTRIAEHWEIHTVPQVLLERTVNGGNMTAQPKKYYPNKIRFIEVYLARYGAQLSKQQRIDFVLGNHTDFLNAFSRKGEYADVLGVYRRMLDYSWQALIFDSGKPTLRYLNACARSWRKATASTTAH; this is translated from the coding sequence GTGCCCAACCAAGCCCCCGCGTTACCGCATTCCGTGTGCGTCGTGATTCCGATGTACAACGGCGCCGACAGCATTGAGCAAACACTGGCGTCCCTGGCCGGGCAAACCCGCCTGCCGGATCACGTCATCGTCATCGACGATGGTTCCACCGATGACGGACCACAACGGGTCAAGGACTTTGCGGCGCCGTTTCGCCTGACGCTGTTGCAGCAAGCCAACGAAGGCCAGGCCAGCGCGCGCAACCACGGAATGCGCCACTCCGAGGAAACGTTTGTGGCGATGCTCGATGCCGATGACCAATGGCGCCCGCAAAAGCTGGAGCTGCAACTGGCCCTGTATGACGAACTCAGTCGTCAGGGACATCCGGTCGGGCTGATCGACTGCTACGCGCAGGTCAATTACAGCGACGGCAGGCGGCAACTGGACAACCGGCGCAAGAACGGCCGGCATTTCTACGATTTCATCCACGCCAACGTGGTCAATGGCGTGTCCACCGCGCTGGTCAAGCGCGACGTGATCATGCAACTCGGTGGCTTCGATGCCAGCCTGCGTTACTCCGAAGACCGCTACATGTGGACCCGGATCGCCGAACACTGGGAAATTCACACGGTGCCGCAGGTGCTGCTGGAGCGCACGGTCAACGGCGGCAACATGACCGCGCAACCGAAGAAGTACTACCCGAACAAGATCAGGTTCATCGAGGTTTACCTCGCGCGCTATGGCGCACAGCTCAGCAAGCAACAGCGGATCGATTTCGTGCTGGGCAACCACACCGACTTTCTCAATGCCTTTTCCCGCAAAGGTGAGTACGCCGACGTGCTCGGCGTCTACCGGCGAATGCTCGACTATTCCTGGCAAGCGCTGATCTTCGATAGCGGCAAACCGACCTTGCGCTACCTCAATGCTTGCGCCCGATCCTGGCGCAAGGCAACGGCGTCAACCACCGCTCATTGA
- a CDS encoding oligosaccharide flippase family protein, with amino-acid sequence MANHRLVTLIWIFTEKFGLIFLSMITFVAYARLLSPAELGVGTVIIAIVELIGLVYSSVLEDPLVRLERLEDKHISTAFWAAVLVSLVSIAVISGAAMLYTPDPVLQWMTAVASVKILFTMMARVYVAQMRRSGNFRMLASRTLLGKVAGGVGGVAVALWGLGAWAVIAQALIMEFVSIVVLMRADPRRIAFYIDGPFLRELLKAGAPVAINSLSSQTLQRGVNVVLGMTAGANAVGMFNMAMRIIELPRTAIYNGLLSYALPVFARRSAEPLRLLGIIGDSTAVSGFLLTPLFIGIALTANDLILLIFGATWAEAIPLLQVLACTAAIGNSAMYATTALVAVNRSHLTIKAEVATTVLALALVYGLGNLYGGMAAALALLARMLVITPLQIRGLNAAIGYSWQRFLDANYRSVIASLVMAATVLVVSPRLGFQGYLHLLCSIVVGVLSYAVAYSVMHPRWPQEFKSVFTAR; translated from the coding sequence ATGGCCAACCATCGTCTGGTGACATTGATCTGGATCTTCACCGAGAAATTCGGCCTGATCTTCCTCTCGATGATTACCTTTGTCGCGTATGCCAGGCTGCTGTCGCCCGCCGAGTTGGGGGTGGGCACGGTCATCATCGCCATCGTCGAGTTGATCGGCCTGGTGTATTCATCGGTGCTGGAAGACCCGCTGGTACGACTCGAACGGCTGGAAGACAAACACATCTCCACGGCGTTCTGGGCGGCGGTACTCGTGAGCCTGGTGTCCATCGCCGTCATCTCGGGTGCGGCGATGCTGTACACGCCCGACCCGGTGCTGCAATGGATGACGGCAGTGGCGTCGGTGAAAATCCTCTTCACCATGATGGCGCGGGTCTATGTGGCGCAGATGCGCCGTAGCGGCAACTTCAGGATGCTGGCGTCGCGCACATTACTGGGCAAAGTGGCAGGTGGCGTCGGCGGCGTCGCTGTTGCGCTTTGGGGGTTGGGAGCCTGGGCGGTCATTGCCCAGGCGCTGATCATGGAGTTCGTGTCCATTGTTGTATTGATGCGCGCAGACCCGCGACGCATTGCCTTTTACATCGACGGCCCGTTCCTGCGCGAACTGTTGAAGGCTGGCGCACCGGTGGCCATCAACTCGCTGAGTTCGCAAACGCTGCAACGTGGGGTCAACGTGGTCTTGGGCATGACGGCCGGCGCGAACGCGGTTGGCATGTTCAACATGGCGATGCGCATCATCGAGCTGCCACGCACCGCGATTTATAACGGTCTGCTGAGCTATGCGCTGCCGGTGTTTGCCCGGCGCAGCGCAGAGCCGTTGCGCCTGCTCGGGATCATTGGCGATTCGACGGCCGTGAGCGGCTTTCTGTTGACGCCCTTGTTCATCGGCATCGCGCTCACGGCCAACGACCTGATCCTGTTGATATTCGGCGCCACGTGGGCCGAAGCCATTCCGCTGCTGCAAGTGCTGGCCTGCACGGCGGCCATCGGCAATAGCGCGATGTACGCCACCACCGCGCTGGTGGCGGTGAATCGCAGCCACCTCACGATCAAGGCGGAAGTGGCAACCACGGTGCTGGCGCTGGCGCTGGTCTACGGCTTGGGCAACCTGTATGGCGGCATGGCCGCGGCCCTCGCTTTGCTGGCGCGGATGCTGGTCATCACACCGTTGCAAATCCGCGGCCTTAACGCCGCCATTGGTTACAGCTGGCAACGCTTCCTCGACGCTAATTACCGCAGCGTGATCGCTTCGCTGGTCATGGCCGCCACCGTCCTGGTGGTGTCGCCGCGGCTGGGTTTTCAAGGCTACTTGCACCTGCTCTGCAGCATCGTAGTGGGCGTGCTGAGTTACGCCGTGGCCTACAGCGTCATGCATCCGCGCTGGCCGCAAGAATTCAAATCGGTATTCACCGCTCGCTGA
- the galE gene encoding UDP-glucose 4-epimerase GalE, with amino-acid sequence MRKTTLITGGAGYIGSHTALAFINAGQHVLVLDNLCNSCRECIARLEQLTRTRVEFINGDIRDSILLDEIFSRYDIEAVVHFASLKSVEESVRKPLDYYANNVAGTLDLCRAMARNNVFQLVFSSSATVYGEPTRTPIAEDFGTGKPVNPYGRTKLMIEELLTDLCNSDPRWSIGLLRYFNPIGAHESGMIGEDPKGRPNNLLPCLTQVAIGRIPELTVYGCDYPTVDGTCVRDYIHVVDLANGHLKALQVLQHHSGLNAWNLGTGIGYSVLQIIHSFEDITGITIPYHFAPRRAGDIAKCWADPSKAGRELGWNAQRGLEQMIIDTWRWQSCNPQGYQSSFEIPAPIAVK; translated from the coding sequence ATGCGCAAAACCACGCTGATCACTGGCGGGGCCGGCTACATCGGCTCCCATACCGCCCTCGCGTTCATCAATGCCGGACAGCATGTGCTGGTGCTCGACAACCTGTGCAACAGTTGTCGAGAGTGCATCGCGCGCCTTGAGCAACTGACCCGGACCCGGGTCGAATTCATCAATGGCGATATTCGCGACTCGATCCTGCTCGACGAGATCTTCAGCCGCTACGACATTGAGGCCGTGGTTCATTTCGCCAGCCTCAAATCCGTTGAAGAAAGCGTGCGCAAGCCGCTGGACTACTACGCCAACAATGTCGCCGGCACGCTTGACCTGTGCCGAGCGATGGCGCGCAACAACGTGTTCCAACTGGTGTTCAGCTCATCGGCCACGGTGTACGGCGAACCCACACGAACGCCGATTGCCGAAGATTTCGGCACCGGCAAACCGGTCAACCCCTACGGCCGCACCAAGCTCATGATCGAAGAGTTGCTGACCGATCTGTGCAACTCCGACCCACGCTGGAGCATCGGCTTATTGCGCTACTTCAACCCGATCGGTGCCCACGAAAGCGGGATGATCGGCGAAGACCCCAAGGGCCGCCCCAACAACCTGTTGCCGTGCCTGACGCAGGTCGCGATTGGCCGGATTCCCGAACTCACGGTTTATGGTTGCGACTATCCCACCGTGGATGGCACCTGCGTGCGCGACTACATCCATGTGGTCGACCTGGCCAACGGTCATCTCAAAGCGTTGCAGGTGTTGCAGCACCACAGCGGCCTCAATGCCTGGAACCTCGGCACCGGCATCGGCTACAGCGTGCTGCAGATCATCCATAGTTTCGAGGACATTACCGGCATCACCATTCCCTACCACTTCGCCCCGCGCCGCGCCGGTGACATCGCCAAATGCTGGGCGGACCCGAGCAAGGCTGGACGCGAACTGGGCTGGAACGCGCAACGCGGCCTGGAACAAATGATCATCGATACCTGGCGCTGGCAGTCATGCAACCCGCAGGGGTATCAGTCTTCATTCGAAATTCCGGCGCCCATTGCGGTGAAGTGA